A genomic stretch from Pseudomonas mendocina includes:
- the fdx gene encoding ISC system 2Fe-2S type ferredoxin, whose translation MPQVIFLPHAVLCPEGLVVEVEPGTSILDVAHDNHIEIESACGGVCACTTCHCIIREGFDSLNELDDLEEDMLDKAWGLEAQSRLSCQAIVGDEDLTVEIPKYSLNHAAEAPH comes from the coding sequence ATGCCCCAGGTCATTTTCCTGCCCCACGCAGTGCTGTGTCCGGAAGGGTTAGTGGTTGAAGTTGAGCCCGGTACATCCATTCTGGATGTGGCGCACGATAACCACATCGAGATTGAAAGTGCCTGTGGCGGCGTATGCGCCTGCACCACCTGCCACTGCATCATCCGCGAGGGCTTCGACTCGTTGAACGAGCTGGATGATCTTGAAGAGGATATGCTGGATAAGGCTTGGGGGCTTGAGGCGCAGTCCCGGTTATCCTGTCAGGCTATCGTCGGAGATGAAGATCTGACTGTTGAGATTCCCAAGTATTCCCTCAATCACGCCGCTGAAGCGCCCCATTGA
- the ispG gene encoding flavodoxin-dependent (E)-4-hydroxy-3-methylbut-2-enyl-diphosphate synthase gives MHGESPIKRRVSRKIWVGSVPVGGDSPISVQSMTNSDTHDVAATVAQIRRLEAAGADIVRVSVPDMDAAEAFGLIKQQVKVPLVADIHFDYQIALRVAELGVDCLRINPGNIGREDRVRAVVEAARDKGIPIRIGVNAGSLEKDLQKKYGEPTPEALVESALRHVEHLDRLNFPDFKVSVKASDVFMAVEAYRLLAKQIEQPLHLGITEAGGLRSGTVKSAVGLGMLLADGIGDTIRISLAADPVEEVKVGFDILKSLRLRSRGINFIACPSCSRQNFDVVKTMNELEQRVEDLLVPMDVAVIGCVVNGPGEAKEAHIGLTGGQPNLIYIDGKPAQKLTNDNLVDELEKLIREKAADKAAADAAVIVRS, from the coding sequence ATGCACGGTGAGTCACCGATCAAGCGCCGCGTTTCGCGCAAAATCTGGGTAGGTTCGGTTCCTGTAGGGGGTGATTCACCCATCTCGGTTCAGAGTATGACCAACAGCGACACCCACGATGTTGCTGCAACAGTTGCCCAAATCCGCCGTCTGGAGGCTGCTGGTGCTGATATCGTTCGGGTTTCTGTCCCGGACATGGATGCGGCTGAAGCATTCGGCCTGATCAAACAGCAGGTGAAGGTGCCGCTGGTAGCTGATATTCACTTCGACTATCAGATTGCCTTGCGTGTGGCTGAGCTTGGCGTCGATTGCCTGCGTATCAATCCCGGTAATATTGGCCGTGAAGATCGGGTGCGCGCTGTGGTTGAGGCTGCTCGTGACAAGGGCATCCCGATTCGCATTGGTGTCAATGCCGGCTCCCTCGAAAAGGATTTGCAGAAAAAGTACGGTGAACCTACGCCTGAAGCGCTGGTAGAGTCCGCTTTGCGACATGTTGAGCATCTGGATCGTCTTAATTTCCCTGATTTCAAAGTCAGCGTTAAAGCTTCAGATGTGTTTATGGCAGTGGAGGCGTATCGCCTCCTGGCCAAACAGATCGAACAACCGTTGCATCTGGGTATTACCGAGGCCGGCGGTTTGCGCTCCGGCACCGTCAAGTCAGCTGTAGGTCTGGGCATGCTGCTTGCTGACGGTATTGGTGACACCATCCGCATTTCGCTGGCGGCTGACCCGGTAGAAGAGGTCAAAGTAGGCTTCGATATCCTCAAATCACTGCGCCTGCGCTCCCGTGGCATCAACTTCATCGCCTGTCCGAGCTGTTCGCGACAGAACTTCGATGTGGTGAAAACCATGAATGAGTTGGAACAGCGGGTCGAAGACCTGTTGGTGCCGATGGATGTTGCCGTGATTGGCTGCGTGGTCAATGGGCCCGGCGAAGCTAAAGAGGCTCATATCGGACTGACTGGTGGTCAGCCAAACCTGATTTATATCGACGGTAAACCGGCGCAGAAGCTGACCAACGACAATCTGGTCGACGAGCTGGAAAAACTGATTCGTGAAAAAGCCGCAGATAAAGCCGCTGCTGATGCTGCTGTTATTGTGCGCAGCTAA
- the ndk gene encoding nucleoside-diphosphate kinase, which produces MAVQRTFSIIKPDAVAKNVIGEITSRFEKAGLRVVASKMVQLSEREAAGFYAEHSERGFFKDLVAFMTSGPVIVQVLEGENAVLANRELMGATNPKEAAPGTIRADFAVSIDENAVHGSDSEASAAREIAYFFSETEVCARIR; this is translated from the coding sequence ATGGCTGTTCAACGTACTTTCTCCATCATCAAGCCGGATGCCGTTGCTAAAAACGTTATCGGTGAGATCACCAGCCGTTTCGAAAAAGCCGGCCTGCGTGTCGTTGCTTCTAAGATGGTACAGCTGTCCGAGCGCGAAGCTGCTGGTTTCTACGCTGAGCACAGCGAGCGTGGCTTCTTCAAGGACCTGGTTGCATTCATGACTTCCGGCCCGGTTATCGTTCAGGTTCTGGAAGGCGAGAACGCAGTTCTGGCTAACCGTGAGCTGATGGGCGCTACCAACCCGAAAGAAGCAGCTCCAGGCACCATCCGTGCTGATTTCGCTGTTTCCATCGACGAAAACGCTGTTCACGGTTCCGACTCCGAAGCTTCTGCTGCTCGCGAAATCGCTTACTTCTTCTCTGAAACTGAAGTTTGCGCACGCATTCGCTAA
- the bamB gene encoding outer membrane protein assembly factor BamB produces MHNVMRWKNAALLALAVMAVGCSSNSTKELPPAELPKFTEEVRLDKVWSRSIGEGQGETYNMLVPAIDGEQIYAADVEGLVVAMDRMTGKVLWKKDLEIPVSGAVGAGYGLVVLGTLKGEIVALDSATGEEKWRSRVTSEVLAPAALNGDVVLVQTQDDRLIAFDIHTGDQRWIFENTPAVLTLRGTGSPVLTNRLAVAGLSTGKVIALDAQRGVPVWEQRVAIPQGRSELERVVDIDGGLLLSAGTLYAVSYQGRVAALDFESGQILWQREASSSVGVAQGYGSVYVSLASGTVEGIDERSASALWNNDALARRQLSAPEVFSSYVAFGDLEGYLHLVSQVDGRFVGRTRIDSDGLRARPLVVGDMLYAFGNSGKLVALTIKH; encoded by the coding sequence ATGCATAACGTGATGCGTTGGAAAAATGCCGCACTGCTGGCCCTGGCTGTAATGGCTGTGGGTTGCAGCAGCAACAGCACCAAGGAACTGCCCCCGGCCGAACTGCCAAAGTTCACTGAAGAAGTGCGTCTAGATAAAGTCTGGAGCCGCTCCATTGGTGAAGGCCAAGGCGAAACCTACAACATGCTGGTTCCAGCCATCGACGGTGAGCAGATCTATGCTGCCGATGTTGAGGGCCTGGTGGTCGCCATGGACCGTATGACCGGCAAGGTGCTTTGGAAAAAAGACCTGGAGATCCCGGTTTCCGGCGCTGTCGGTGCTGGTTATGGTCTGGTGGTTTTAGGCACGCTTAAAGGTGAGATTGTCGCCCTGGATAGCGCTACGGGTGAAGAAAAGTGGCGTTCTCGTGTCACCAGCGAAGTCCTAGCACCCGCTGCTCTGAATGGTGACGTTGTTCTGGTTCAGACTCAGGATGACCGACTGATTGCATTTGATATCCACACGGGCGACCAGCGGTGGATTTTCGAAAACACCCCAGCGGTACTGACGCTGCGCGGTACAGGTAGCCCAGTACTGACTAATCGTCTGGCTGTTGCAGGCCTGTCCACCGGTAAGGTGATTGCGTTAGACGCGCAGCGCGGTGTTCCAGTATGGGAGCAACGCGTTGCGATTCCGCAGGGGCGCTCCGAACTCGAGCGGGTTGTGGATATCGATGGTGGCCTGTTGCTGTCTGCTGGCACCCTGTATGCCGTTAGTTATCAGGGGCGCGTAGCCGCTCTGGACTTTGAAAGCGGCCAGATCCTCTGGCAGCGCGAAGCCTCCAGTTCCGTCGGCGTTGCTCAAGGTTACGGCAGTGTGTATGTCAGCCTGGCCAGCGGTACCGTTGAGGGTATCGACGAGCGCTCTGCATCCGCTCTGTGGAACAACGATGCACTGGCTCGCCGTCAGCTCTCTGCGCCGGAAGTGTTTTCCAGCTATGTTGCCTTTGGTGATCTGGAAGGTTATCTGCACTTGGTCAGCCAAGTGGATGGCCGTTTCGTAGGGCGTACCCGTATCGACAGCGATGGCCTGCGTGCCCGTCCGCTGGTCGTAGGCGATATGCTCTATGCATTCGGCAACAGCGGTAAGCTGGTGGCTCTGACCATCAAGCATTGA
- the pilW gene encoding type IV pilus biogenesis/stability protein PilW produces the protein MTLRPAFLLLAASLLAGCVSTGGNIDPLKTDKGREEARDAYMQLGLGYLRNGDTERAKVPLKQALDLDPSSADVHATLGFVFQTEMEPELADSHFRKAISLSGGEARMLNNYGGFLFEQKRYKEALEVYLKASEDTLYPERSRVFENLGLTAQQLNQQAQAKTYFERSLRLNSRQPRALLAMAQLSFNDKEYVPARSYYESYVALAPHNAASLLLGVRLAKVFEERDQAASLGLQLKRLYPATPEYQQYLSEQ, from the coding sequence ATGACTTTGCGACCTGCATTTTTGCTGTTGGCCGCCAGTCTGTTGGCCGGTTGTGTCTCAACCGGCGGTAATATTGATCCACTAAAGACCGACAAAGGTCGCGAAGAAGCCAGGGATGCTTACATGCAACTCGGGCTTGGCTATTTGCGCAACGGCGATACTGAGCGTGCCAAGGTGCCGCTCAAGCAAGCGCTGGACTTAGATCCGTCGAGTGCGGATGTGCACGCAACCTTAGGCTTTGTTTTCCAGACGGAGATGGAGCCTGAGCTGGCAGATAGCCATTTTCGCAAAGCCATCTCGCTCAGTGGCGGCGAAGCCCGTATGCTGAACAACTACGGTGGTTTCCTGTTTGAGCAAAAACGTTATAAAGAAGCCCTTGAGGTTTATTTAAAAGCTTCAGAAGACACGCTGTACCCAGAACGCTCTAGGGTTTTCGAAAATCTTGGTCTGACGGCTCAACAATTGAACCAACAGGCTCAAGCGAAGACTTATTTTGAGCGTTCTTTGCGTTTAAATTCCCGTCAGCCACGGGCTTTGCTCGCCATGGCCCAGCTGTCTTTTAACGATAAAGAATATGTGCCCGCCCGCAGCTACTATGAAAGCTATGTAGCGCTGGCTCCACACAATGCGGCAAGCCTGCTGCTGGGTGTCCGCCTCGCTAAGGTGTTTGAGGAGCGCGATCAGGCCGCGAGCCTCGGTTTACAGTTAAAACGACTCTATCCGGCTACCCCGGAATATCAGCAATACCTGTCGGAGCAATGA
- the rlmN gene encoding 23S rRNA (adenine(2503)-C(2))-methyltransferase RlmN, with translation MTQSTGKTNLLGLTQQELEQFFEQIGEKRFRAGQIMKWIHHFGVDDFDAMTNIGKALREKLKASAEIRGPEVVSEDISSDGTRKWVVRVASGSCVETVYIPQGSRGTLCVSSQAGCALDCSFCSTGKQGFNSDLTSAEIIGQVWIANKSFGTVPAKIDRAITNVVMMGMGEPLLNFDNVVAAMKIMMDDLGYGISKRKVTLSTSGVVPMIDKLAEVIDVSLALSLHAPNDELRNKLVPINKKYPLEMLLAACKRYISRLGEKRVLTIEYTLLKDVNDTPQHADEMIALLKDVPCKINLIPFNPFPHSGYERPSNNAIRRFQDLLHKAGHNVTVRTTRGEDIDAACGQLVGQVMDRTRRSERYIAVRQLNSETDAASSAANRT, from the coding sequence ATGACACAATCGACCGGTAAAACAAATCTTCTGGGTTTAACCCAGCAGGAACTGGAGCAATTCTTCGAACAGATCGGGGAAAAGCGCTTCCGTGCCGGTCAGATCATGAAGTGGATTCACCACTTTGGCGTCGATGATTTCGACGCCATGACCAATATCGGCAAAGCTTTGCGCGAAAAGCTCAAAGCTTCTGCTGAAATTCGCGGGCCTGAAGTGGTCAGCGAAGATATTTCGTCCGATGGCACTCGCAAGTGGGTTGTGCGCGTGGCATCAGGCAGTTGCGTTGAAACCGTGTATATCCCGCAGGGATCACGGGGCACGCTTTGTGTGTCATCCCAGGCAGGTTGTGCCCTGGATTGCAGCTTCTGCTCCACGGGTAAGCAGGGATTTAACAGTGACCTGACGTCGGCTGAAATCATCGGTCAAGTCTGGATCGCTAATAAATCCTTTGGCACCGTTCCGGCAAAAATCGACCGTGCTATCACCAACGTGGTGATGATGGGCATGGGGGAGCCGCTGCTTAACTTCGATAACGTTGTCGCCGCCATGAAAATCATGATGGACGACCTCGGTTACGGCATTTCCAAGCGCAAGGTGACTTTGTCGACATCGGGTGTTGTGCCGATGATTGACAAGCTTGCTGAGGTCATCGACGTTTCCCTTGCGCTTTCTCTGCATGCACCAAACGATGAGTTGCGTAATAAGCTGGTACCCATTAACAAGAAGTACCCGCTTGAGATGCTGCTGGCTGCCTGCAAGCGCTACATTTCGCGTTTAGGTGAGAAGCGTGTTCTGACCATCGAGTACACCCTGCTCAAGGACGTAAACGATACCCCGCAGCACGCTGATGAGATGATCGCTCTGCTCAAAGACGTGCCTTGCAAGATCAACCTGATTCCTTTCAACCCGTTTCCTCATTCTGGCTACGAGCGTCCTAGCAATAACGCTATTCGCCGTTTTCAGGACTTGTTACACAAAGCTGGGCACAATGTCACAGTCCGCACCACACGAGGCGAAGATATTGATGCAGCATGTGGGCAACTGGTGGGGCAGGTCATGGACCGTACCCGCCGCAGCGAGCGTTATATTGCTGTTCGTCAGCTGAATAGCGAAACTGACGCCGCGAGTTCTGCTGCCAATCGAACCTGA
- the hisS gene encoding histidine--tRNA ligase: protein MSKPLQAIRGMNDILPDQTPLWRYFEGTVAGLLDGYGYQQIRMPIVEFTELFKRSIGEVTDIVEKEMYTFEDRNGDSLTLRPEGTAACVRAVLEHGLAGAGQPQKLWYIGPMFRHERPQKGRYRQFHQIGVEVFNIDGPDIDAELILLTWRLWGLLGIRDSVKLELNSLGTSAARAVYRDALVEFLTAHADQLDEDSRRRMNTNPLRVLDSKSPQTQAILVNAPKLADYLDEDSRVHFEGLKARLDAAGVPYEVNPKLVRGLDYYSKTVFEWVTDQLGSQGTVCAGGRYDGLVEQMGGKPTAGVGFAMGIERLVLLLETLGKVPAEIARTVDVYMCAFGEPAELAALALSEKLRDQVPGLRLQVNAGAGSFKSQFKKADKSGALYALILGEDELAQQVVGCKPLRGQGEQQNIAWSDLADHLAACAKQV from the coding sequence GTGAGCAAGCCCTTACAAGCCATTCGTGGCATGAACGACATCCTGCCGGATCAAACCCCTCTCTGGCGCTATTTCGAAGGCACTGTGGCCGGTCTGCTGGATGGTTACGGCTATCAGCAAATTCGCATGCCTATCGTTGAGTTCACTGAGCTGTTCAAACGCTCCATTGGTGAAGTCACCGATATCGTAGAAAAAGAGATGTACACCTTTGAGGATCGCAACGGTGACTCTCTGACCCTGCGCCCTGAAGGTACCGCAGCCTGCGTCCGCGCTGTGCTGGAACATGGTTTGGCGGGTGCTGGTCAGCCGCAAAAGCTGTGGTATATCGGCCCGATGTTCCGTCACGAGCGTCCTCAAAAAGGCCGCTATCGCCAGTTCCACCAGATTGGTGTCGAAGTATTCAACATTGACGGCCCGGACATTGATGCCGAGCTGATTCTGTTGACCTGGCGCCTGTGGGGCCTGCTGGGTATCCGTGATTCGGTCAAGCTCGAGCTGAACAGCCTGGGCACCAGTGCAGCCCGTGCGGTGTACCGGGATGCTCTGGTTGAGTTTCTGACGGCCCATGCGGATCAGTTGGATGAAGACAGCCGCCGCCGCATGAACACCAACCCGCTGCGAGTATTAGACAGCAAGTCGCCACAAACCCAGGCAATCTTGGTTAATGCGCCAAAACTGGCGGATTACCTGGATGAGGACTCCCGGGTGCATTTCGAAGGGCTCAAGGCCCGTTTAGACGCGGCTGGCGTGCCATACGAAGTAAATCCCAAACTGGTTCGCGGGCTCGACTACTACAGCAAAACTGTGTTCGAGTGGGTAACTGATCAGTTGGGCTCGCAGGGCACCGTTTGTGCTGGCGGACGCTATGATGGCCTGGTCGAACAGATGGGTGGCAAGCCGACTGCGGGTGTGGGTTTTGCCATGGGTATCGAACGTTTGGTGCTCTTACTCGAAACCTTGGGTAAAGTGCCGGCTGAAATTGCGCGCACAGTTGATGTATATATGTGTGCCTTTGGTGAGCCTGCCGAACTGGCAGCGCTAGCCCTGAGTGAAAAATTGCGTGATCAGGTACCGGGGCTGCGCTTGCAGGTCAACGCCGGTGCAGGAAGTTTCAAAAGCCAGTTCAAAAAGGCCGACAAGAGCGGCGCGCTTTACGCACTGATTCTTGGTGAAGATGAATTGGCTCAGCAAGTTGTAGGTTGTAAGCCGCTACGTGGACAGGGCGAACAACAGAATATTGCCTGGTCGGACTTGGCCGATCATCTGGCGGCTTGTGCCAAACAGGTCTGA
- a CDS encoding tetratricopeptide repeat protein, which yields MVSRTDDEELAVIKDWWQRNGKPLLTGVIIALAAVLGWNAWQKYQANHAYGASALYQQLLEAALDPSGKPDAGKVAELANTLKKEYSGTAYAQYGSLFVAKVAVEAGKLDDAASELQAVVDKPADKSLGEMARQRLARVLAAQDKAEDALKLLDGDAIEAFSSSREELKGDLLVQLGRADEARAAYEKAKSSLADDAAVGGLQMKLDDLAKGDA from the coding sequence GTGGTTTCGCGTACTGACGATGAAGAGTTGGCGGTAATCAAGGATTGGTGGCAGCGTAACGGCAAGCCATTACTGACAGGTGTGATCATTGCTTTGGCCGCTGTGCTGGGTTGGAATGCTTGGCAGAAATACCAAGCGAACCATGCCTATGGCGCCTCTGCGCTGTACCAGCAGCTGCTGGAGGCCGCCCTTGATCCGAGCGGTAAGCCGGATGCAGGTAAGGTTGCTGAGCTGGCCAACACCCTCAAGAAAGAATACTCCGGCACTGCTTATGCTCAGTACGGCAGCCTGTTTGTTGCAAAGGTTGCCGTTGAAGCGGGCAAACTGGACGACGCAGCCAGCGAGTTGCAAGCCGTTGTTGATAAGCCAGCTGATAAGAGCCTAGGCGAAATGGCGCGTCAGCGTCTGGCCCGCGTACTGGCGGCACAAGACAAGGCTGAGGACGCGCTGAAACTGCTCGATGGCGATGCCATTGAAGCATTCTCGTCCAGCCGTGAAGAGTTGAAGGGCGATCTGCTGGTGCAATTGGGTCGCGCAGATGAAGCCCGAGCTGCTTATGAAAAGGCTAAGTCTTCTCTTGCTGATGATGCCGCAGTAGGCGGTTTGCAAATGAAGCTCGACGACCTGGCCAAAGGGGATGCATAA
- a CDS encoding RodZ family helix-turn-helix domain-containing protein, whose protein sequence is MKTAQPETVAVSRVNPGETLRNAREARGWAVAEVAAQLNLTTQRLNEIEQGAFEKVPGLTFARGYVRTYAKLLGLDQAELVRQFDAYTGSTAAESTVHSLDRIQEPRNISQRVLKVVSIVALVGLAGASFIWWQDQAERREQSIATTSLEHVEVEGADGTTQIHPLDEPEDQAVEEAQQEAEADQALTGAEANKPETEPGSSETTPAAQASTVGESAVGTAEASAAPALPSATEPTAAAAAVTPAETSVQTPAAPVQAGEGEAVIALTFTADCWIQIKDATGKILHASLKRKGERYEVAGKAPLELRLGYARGASVRLNGAEVDIAPFISGETARLKLGGQ, encoded by the coding sequence ATGAAAACGGCGCAACCAGAAACTGTAGCTGTTTCCCGGGTGAATCCCGGCGAGACCTTGCGCAATGCTCGTGAGGCTCGGGGATGGGCGGTTGCCGAAGTTGCCGCTCAGCTGAATTTGACCACACAGCGTCTTAATGAAATCGAACAAGGCGCTTTTGAAAAAGTCCCGGGGCTGACCTTTGCCCGGGGATATGTACGTACTTATGCCAAACTGCTGGGCCTGGATCAGGCTGAGCTGGTTCGTCAATTTGATGCGTACACCGGATCTACTGCCGCTGAAAGTACTGTTCATAGCTTGGATCGCATTCAAGAGCCGCGAAATATTTCTCAGCGGGTTCTTAAGGTTGTAAGCATTGTTGCGCTGGTGGGGTTGGCTGGTGCGAGCTTTATATGGTGGCAGGACCAGGCTGAACGTCGTGAACAGAGCATTGCAACGACCAGTCTTGAGCACGTTGAAGTAGAGGGTGCGGATGGCACAACTCAGATTCATCCTTTGGACGAGCCAGAAGACCAAGCGGTAGAAGAGGCCCAACAGGAAGCAGAAGCTGATCAGGCCCTGACAGGTGCTGAAGCTAACAAGCCGGAAACTGAGCCGGGGTCTTCAGAGACTACTCCTGCTGCGCAAGCCTCTACTGTGGGCGAGAGCGCTGTAGGTACTGCCGAGGCTTCTGCAGCGCCAGCGCTGCCTTCAGCTACTGAGCCAACAGCGGCCGCTGCGGCTGTTACGCCTGCTGAAACAAGCGTACAAACACCTGCCGCTCCCGTCCAGGCCGGTGAAGGTGAGGCCGTGATTGCACTTACCTTCACTGCTGACTGCTGGATTCAGATTAAAGATGCGACGGGCAAGATCCTTCATGCCTCACTCAAGCGTAAAGGTGAGCGCTATGAGGTTGCCGGTAAGGCACCATTGGAGCTGCGCCTGGGCTATGCGCGCGGTGCCAGTGTTCGTTTGAATGGTGCAGAAGTTGATATTGCGCCCTTTATCTCTGGTGAGACAGCACGACTGAAGTTGGGTGGGCAATAA
- the iscX gene encoding Fe-S cluster assembly protein IscX, translated as MSLKWVDVLEIAIQLADSKPDVDPRYVNFVDLHKWVVALPGFDDDPQRAGEKVLEAIQAAWIEEAD; from the coding sequence ATGAGTCTGAAATGGGTTGATGTGCTGGAAATTGCCATTCAGTTAGCCGATTCCAAACCGGATGTTGATCCGCGCTACGTCAATTTTGTCGATCTGCACAAGTGGGTCGTAGCCTTGCCGGGGTTCGATGACGACCCGCAACGGGCAGGAGAGAAAGTGTTAGAGGCCATTCAGGCCGCCTGGATCGAAGAAGCCGATTGA
- the hscA gene encoding Fe-S protein assembly chaperone HscA: MALLQIAEPGQSPKPHQRKLTVGIDLGTTNSLVAAVRSGLSAPLADADGRVILPSAVRYHADRVEVGARAKEAASSDPFNTVLSVKRLVGRGLADVKQLGEQLPYRFVEGESHMPFIDTVQGAKSPVEVSAEILKVLRQRGEEALGGELVGAVITVPAYFDDAQRQATKDAARLAGLTVLRLLNEPTAAAVAYGLDQKAEGVVAIYDLGGGTFDISILRLTGGVFEVLATGGDTALGGDDFDHLVAGWIVAQAGLSTNLSPSEQRALLATACAAKEALTTADSTEVAYAGWSGVLTRAHFDQLIEPLISRSLKACRRAVRDAAIELEDVKAVVMVGGSTRVPRVREAVGELFGREPLTDIDPDQVVAVGAAIQADALAGNRRGEGEELLLLDVIPLSLGLETMGGLMEKVIPRNTTIPVARAQEFTTYKDGQTAMMIHVLQGERELISDCRSLARFELRGIPPMVAGAAKIRVTFQVDADGLLSVSARELTSGVESSIQVKPSYGLTDGEIARMLQDSFSNAGEDKAARVLREQQVDAQRLLEAVEGALQVDGERLLSEEERLAIGLQMEQLRELMAGNDGFAIEQQTKRLTQVTDAFAARRLDATVKAALAGRNLNEIEE; this comes from the coding sequence ATGGCCTTACTGCAGATCGCTGAGCCCGGACAAAGCCCAAAACCACACCAGCGCAAGCTCACGGTTGGGATTGATCTTGGGACAACCAATTCTCTTGTTGCCGCTGTGCGCAGCGGTCTGAGCGCGCCACTTGCTGATGCGGATGGGCGGGTCATTCTGCCTTCTGCTGTTCGTTATCACGCTGATCGCGTTGAGGTCGGTGCGCGCGCGAAAGAGGCTGCATCCAGCGATCCGTTCAACACTGTGCTCTCCGTCAAGCGTCTGGTTGGGCGTGGTCTGGCTGATGTTAAGCAGCTGGGCGAGCAGTTGCCGTACCGTTTTGTCGAAGGTGAGTCGCACATGCCTTTTATTGACACGGTGCAGGGCGCAAAGAGTCCGGTTGAGGTTTCTGCTGAAATTCTCAAAGTGCTGCGTCAGCGTGGTGAAGAGGCGCTCGGTGGTGAACTGGTGGGGGCTGTAATCACGGTCCCGGCTTATTTCGATGATGCTCAGCGCCAGGCGACTAAGGATGCTGCGCGACTGGCTGGGCTGACCGTGCTACGACTGCTCAATGAACCCACTGCCGCGGCGGTTGCTTACGGTTTGGATCAAAAAGCCGAAGGTGTTGTGGCGATCTACGACCTGGGTGGTGGAACGTTTGATATTTCCATCCTGCGCCTGACGGGTGGGGTGTTCGAAGTGTTGGCAACCGGTGGGGATACGGCGCTGGGTGGTGATGACTTCGACCACTTGGTCGCAGGCTGGATTGTCGCTCAAGCCGGCCTTTCCACTAATCTCAGCCCGAGTGAGCAGCGTGCCCTGCTAGCCACTGCTTGTGCGGCTAAAGAGGCTCTGACGACAGCAGATTCCACTGAGGTGGCCTATGCCGGTTGGAGTGGTGTGTTGACTCGTGCCCATTTTGATCAGCTGATTGAACCTTTGATCAGTCGCAGTCTTAAAGCGTGTCGCCGTGCGGTGCGTGACGCTGCGATCGAGCTCGAAGATGTCAAAGCTGTTGTCATGGTTGGCGGCTCGACTCGTGTACCGCGTGTGCGTGAAGCGGTGGGTGAGTTGTTCGGTCGCGAACCACTGACGGATATCGATCCGGATCAGGTGGTGGCAGTTGGTGCTGCTATTCAGGCTGATGCCTTGGCGGGTAACCGTCGCGGTGAGGGCGAAGAACTCTTGCTGCTGGACGTAATTCCGCTGTCGCTTGGTCTTGAGACCATGGGCGGATTGATGGAGAAGGTGATTCCGCGCAATACCACCATTCCAGTGGCGCGGGCTCAAGAATTCACCACGTATAAAGATGGCCAAACGGCCATGATGATTCATGTGTTGCAAGGTGAGCGTGAGCTGATCAGCGATTGCCGTTCTTTGGCTCGATTCGAGTTGCGCGGCATTCCACCTATGGTCGCTGGCGCAGCAAAAATCCGGGTTACGTTCCAGGTGGATGCTGATGGTTTGCTCAGTGTCTCGGCCCGTGAGCTAACCTCGGGTGTGGAGTCCAGTATTCAGGTGAAGCCGTCTTACGGCCTGACCGATGGCGAAATTGCCCGCATGTTGCAGGATTCCTTCAGTAATGCCGGTGAAGACAAGGCCGCTCGTGTGCTGCGTGAGCAGCAAGTTGATGCGCAGCGTCTGCTTGAGGCAGTTGAAGGCGCTTTGCAGGTGGATGGTGAGCGCTTGCTGAGTGAAGAAGAGCGCTTAGCCATCGGACTGCAAATGGAGCAGCTGCGTGAATTGATGGCCGGTAACGACGGTTTTGCCATCGAGCAGCAGACTAAGCGCCTGACGCAGGTGACCGATGCCTTTGCGGCTCGTCGCTTGGATGCAACCGTCAAGGCCGCGCTGGCTGGTCGTAATCTAAACGAGATTGAGGAATAA